One Azospirillum sp. B510 genomic window carries:
- the tsaD gene encoding tRNA (adenosine(37)-N6)-threonylcarbamoyltransferase complex transferase subunit TsaD: protein MIVLGIETSCDETAAAIVTDAREIRADVVLSQLDDHTPYGGVVPEIAARAHLEHLDGLIRRAMAEAGIGFGDLDAVAATGGPGLIGGVIVGVMTAKAIAAARGLPFVAVNHLEGHALTARLTDGVAFPYLLLLVSGGHCQLLAVEGVGRYRRLGTTIDDAVGEAFDKTAKLLGLGYPGGPLVEKAAARATDPARFSLPRPMLGRPGCDFSFSGLKTAVRRHVEELGGTLTEADRNDLAAAFQATVAEVLADRCARAIRRFKEEHPQGGALVVAGGVAANKAIRSRLSMLAQTQRMPFVAPPLRLCTDNAAMIAWAGIERFRLGGSDPLNFAPRPRWPLDPDAAPVIGRAGVGAGVKA from the coding sequence ATGATCGTTCTTGGAATCGAAACGAGCTGCGACGAGACGGCCGCCGCGATCGTCACCGACGCGCGTGAAATCCGCGCCGACGTCGTGCTGTCGCAGCTGGACGACCACACGCCCTATGGCGGCGTCGTTCCGGAAATCGCCGCCCGCGCCCATCTGGAGCATCTCGACGGGCTGATCCGCCGCGCCATGGCCGAGGCCGGGATCGGCTTCGGCGACCTCGACGCGGTGGCGGCCACCGGCGGGCCGGGGCTGATCGGCGGCGTCATCGTCGGGGTGATGACCGCCAAGGCCATCGCCGCGGCGCGCGGACTGCCCTTCGTCGCCGTCAACCATCTGGAAGGCCATGCGCTGACCGCGCGGCTGACCGACGGCGTCGCCTTTCCCTATCTGCTGCTGCTGGTGTCGGGCGGCCATTGCCAGCTGTTGGCGGTGGAGGGGGTCGGGCGTTACCGCCGGCTCGGCACCACCATCGACGACGCGGTCGGCGAGGCGTTCGACAAGACCGCCAAGCTGCTGGGGCTGGGCTATCCCGGCGGGCCGCTGGTGGAGAAGGCGGCGGCGCGGGCGACCGATCCGGCGCGCTTCAGCCTGCCGCGGCCGATGCTGGGCCGTCCGGGCTGCGACTTCTCCTTCTCCGGGCTGAAGACCGCGGTGCGGCGCCATGTGGAGGAGTTGGGGGGCACGCTGACGGAGGCCGACCGCAACGACCTCGCCGCCGCCTTCCAGGCGACGGTGGCGGAGGTGCTGGCCGACCGCTGCGCCCGCGCCATCCGCCGCTTCAAGGAGGAGCATCCGCAGGGCGGCGCCCTGGTGGTGGCCGGCGGCGTCGCCGCCAACAAGGCGATCCGCAGCCGGCTGTCGATGCTGGCGCAGACGCAGCGCATGCCGTTCGTCGCGCCACCGCTGCGCCTGTGCACCGACAACGCCGCGATGATCGCCTGGGCCGGGATCGAGCGCTTCCGGCTGGGCGGGAGCGATCCCTTGAACTTCGCCCCGCGTCCGCGCTGGCCGCTCGACCCGGACGCGGCGCCGGTGATCGGGCGCGCCGGGGTCGGCGCGGGGGTGAAGGCGTGA